One window of Salegentibacter sp. Hel_I_6 genomic DNA carries:
- the msrB gene encoding peptide-methionine (R)-S-oxide reductase MsrB → MKKYSIEKPETEWKEKLSEEQFRVLRKKGTEAPHTGKYNMHFEDGEYFCAGCGEKLFDSEAKFDSGCGWPSFDKAIEGKVEYIQDKTFGMIRTEILCSNCGGHLGHVFDDGPTETGQRYCVNSASINFNK, encoded by the coding sequence ATGAAAAAATACAGTATAGAAAAACCTGAAACCGAATGGAAAGAAAAACTTTCTGAAGAGCAATTTCGGGTTTTAAGAAAGAAAGGGACTGAAGCACCACACACCGGAAAATATAATATGCATTTTGAAGATGGAGAATATTTTTGTGCCGGTTGTGGAGAGAAACTCTTTGATAGCGAAGCCAAATTTGATAGTGGCTGTGGCTGGCCAAGTTTTGATAAAGCCATAGAAGGAAAGGTAGAATATATTCAGGATAAAACCTTTGGTATGATACGAACTGAAATTCTATGTTCTAATTGCGGCGGCCATCTTGGCCACGTTTTTGATGATGGACCTACAGAAACCGGCCAACGCTATTGTGTGAATTCGGCCAGTATAAATTTTAATAAATAA
- the lpdA gene encoding dihydrolipoyl dehydrogenase, which translates to MSKYDIIVLGSGPGGYVTAIRASQLGFKVAIVEKESLGGVCLNWGCIPTKALLKSAEVFDYLKHAEDYGLTLEKADKDFSKVIKRSRDVAAGMSKGVQFLMKKNKIDVIEGFGKLKSGKKVAVTDKDDKTKEYQADNIIVATGARSRELPNLKQDGKKVIGYREAMTLDKQPKSMIVVGSGAIGVEFAHFYNAMGTEVTVVEYLPNVVPLEDEEISKQFERSIKKAGIKVMTNASVESVDTSGKKVKAKVKTKKGEETIEADIVLSAVGIKTNIENIGLEDLKIKTDKDKIVVDDFYKTNVDGIYAIGDVVHGPALAHVASAEGILCVEKIKGMDVEPLDYGNIPGCTYATPEIASVGMTEKQAKDAGYELKVGKFPFSASGKAKAAGKSDGFVKVIFDAKYGEWLGCHMIGAGVTDMIAEAVLGRKLETTGHEVLKTVHPHPTMSEAVMEAVAAAYDEVIHI; encoded by the coding sequence ATGAGTAAATACGATATTATTGTTTTAGGTAGTGGCCCCGGAGGTTACGTAACTGCCATTAGAGCATCGCAATTAGGGTTTAAGGTTGCTATTGTGGAAAAGGAAAGCCTTGGAGGCGTTTGTTTAAACTGGGGGTGTATTCCAACAAAAGCTCTTCTAAAAAGTGCAGAGGTTTTTGATTACCTGAAACATGCAGAAGATTACGGATTAACTCTTGAAAAAGCCGACAAAGATTTTTCAAAAGTCATTAAACGTAGTCGAGATGTGGCCGCGGGGATGAGCAAAGGAGTTCAGTTCCTAATGAAAAAGAATAAAATTGACGTAATTGAAGGCTTCGGAAAATTAAAGTCCGGTAAGAAGGTTGCGGTTACCGATAAAGACGATAAAACAAAAGAATACCAGGCAGACAATATTATTGTGGCTACCGGTGCACGTTCTCGCGAATTACCAAACCTTAAACAGGATGGTAAAAAAGTGATTGGTTACCGTGAGGCAATGACCTTAGACAAACAACCAAAATCTATGATCGTGGTTGGTTCTGGTGCTATTGGGGTTGAATTTGCTCATTTCTATAACGCGATGGGAACTGAAGTGACCGTGGTAGAATATTTACCAAACGTAGTGCCTTTAGAAGACGAAGAAATCTCTAAGCAATTCGAAAGAAGCATTAAAAAAGCCGGAATTAAGGTAATGACCAATGCTTCAGTAGAAAGTGTAGATACTTCAGGAAAGAAAGTAAAAGCCAAGGTGAAGACCAAAAAAGGTGAAGAAACCATTGAGGCAGATATCGTACTTTCAGCAGTTGGAATTAAAACCAATATTGAAAACATAGGCCTTGAAGATCTTAAAATTAAGACCGATAAAGATAAAATTGTTGTTGACGATTTTTATAAAACCAATGTAGACGGGATTTACGCAATTGGAGATGTAGTTCACGGTCCTGCCCTGGCTCACGTTGCTTCTGCGGAAGGTATCCTTTGTGTTGAAAAGATAAAAGGAATGGACGTTGAGCCATTAGATTACGGAAATATACCGGGTTGTACTTATGCAACTCCTGAAATAGCATCGGTTGGAATGACCGAAAAGCAAGCCAAGGATGCAGGATATGAATTGAAAGTTGGGAAATTCCCATTTTCAGCTTCAGGAAAGGCGAAAGCCGCAGGAAAATCTGATGGATTTGTAAAAGTAATCTTTGATGCAAAATACGGGGAATGGCTAGGTTGCCATATGATTGGTGCCGGCGTTACCGATATGATCGCTGAAGCGGTTCTAGGTCGTAAACTTGAAACCACAGGCCACGAAGTATTAAAAACTGTACATCCTCACCCAACGATGAGTGAAGCTGTTATGGAGGCCGTTGCTGCTGCTTATGATGAAGTTATTCATATTTAA
- a CDS encoding diphthine--ammonia ligase, with product MKKAYLNWSSGKDAALALYKLQQANEYSVEKLVTTVNTEFNRISMHGVRIELLQKQAEYLDLPLHQIKLNGEVSMKDYNEIMEMETNKFLKQGFTHSIFGDIFLEDLKSYREKQLQEIGLKAVFPLWNQNTKELLKEFIESGFKAIVVCVNTDKLDKSFCGRIIDKDFLNDLPEEVDSCGENGEFHTFVFDGPIFKKPIDFKKGELVEKSYKPAENSDDNCFTDGQKSWDTSFMYCDLLLK from the coding sequence ATGAAAAAAGCCTATCTAAACTGGAGTAGTGGTAAAGACGCAGCTTTGGCCTTGTATAAGCTTCAACAGGCTAATGAGTATTCGGTAGAGAAATTAGTTACTACTGTAAACACTGAATTTAATAGAATTTCTATGCACGGGGTACGTATCGAATTACTTCAAAAACAAGCGGAATATTTAGATTTACCGCTGCATCAAATTAAATTAAACGGCGAAGTTTCCATGAAAGATTATAACGAGATAATGGAGATGGAAACCAATAAATTTTTAAAACAGGGTTTTACGCATAGTATTTTTGGAGATATCTTTTTAGAAGATTTGAAGAGTTATCGCGAAAAACAACTACAGGAAATAGGTTTAAAAGCTGTTTTTCCGCTTTGGAATCAAAATACGAAGGAATTATTAAAGGAATTTATTGAAAGCGGATTCAAAGCGATTGTGGTTTGTGTAAATACCGATAAACTTGATAAATCTTTTTGCGGAAGAATTATAGATAAAGATTTCTTGAATGATCTCCCGGAAGAGGTAGATTCCTGTGGCGAGAATGGAGAATTTCACACTTTTGTTTTTGACGGGCCAATTTTTAAGAAACCAATCGACTTTAAAAAAGGAGAGCTGGTAGAAAAATCTTATAAACCTGCAGAAAATTCAGACGATAATTGCTTTACTGATGGTCAAAAATCCTGGGATACCAGTTTTATGTATTGTGATTTGTTATTAAAGTAA
- the aroQ gene encoding type II 3-dehydroquinate dehydratase has product MKIMIINGPNLNLLGTREPDTYGNKSFETYFSELQFQFKNTELSYFQSNIEGELINKLHEADKEFDGVVLNAAAYTHTSIGLSDAVKGIKTPVVEVHISNTHAREKFRHKSYIAPNAKGVILGFGLMGYDLAIQSFLNKK; this is encoded by the coding sequence ATGAAAATTATGATCATTAACGGTCCTAACCTAAATTTGTTAGGAACAAGAGAACCCGATACTTACGGTAATAAAAGTTTTGAAACCTACTTCTCTGAACTTCAGTTTCAATTTAAAAACACCGAGCTTTCTTATTTTCAAAGTAACATAGAAGGTGAACTTATTAATAAACTTCACGAAGCAGATAAGGAATTTGACGGGGTTGTGCTTAATGCCGCGGCTTATACCCATACCTCAATTGGTTTATCAGATGCCGTAAAAGGTATAAAAACCCCGGTAGTAGAAGTGCATATCTCAAATACACATGCCCGCGAAAAATTTAGGCATAAATCGTATATCGCACCTAATGCTAAAGGCGTAATCCTTGGGTTTGGACTTATGGGATATGATCTGGCAATTCAGAGTTTTTTAAATAAAAAATAA
- a CDS encoding porin family protein: protein MKKSILIAVIAVLGFTSAASAQEFVYFGAKGGVSFTNMTSDGFEDEKSRTGFHLGLLSEIPLSERFSLQPEVLYATQGLEADRSFAGQSVNGEYQLDYIQVPVLAKIYLIEGLSIEVGPSFNFLVEEEYDLDSSFGDAEFDTEAGSTFEFGGAIGASYKFNNGFFVSARYTQGFTDVFDSDNWDDDAIKNNGIQAGVGFMF, encoded by the coding sequence ATGAAAAAGTCGATTTTAATTGCAGTAATAGCCGTATTAGGTTTTACATCTGCAGCAAGCGCACAGGAATTTGTTTATTTTGGAGCTAAAGGTGGGGTGAGCTTCACGAATATGACTTCAGATGGATTTGAAGATGAAAAAAGTAGAACAGGATTTCATCTTGGTTTACTTTCTGAAATTCCTTTAAGTGAACGTTTTTCACTTCAACCAGAGGTGCTTTATGCTACTCAGGGACTTGAAGCTGATAGATCTTTTGCCGGTCAATCAGTAAATGGAGAATATCAACTAGATTATATCCAGGTGCCGGTTTTGGCTAAAATTTATTTGATAGAAGGATTATCTATTGAAGTAGGACCATCGTTTAATTTTCTTGTCGAAGAAGAGTATGACCTAGACAGTAGTTTTGGTGATGCTGAATTTGATACTGAAGCTGGTAGTACTTTTGAATTTGGGGGAGCCATTGGTGCCTCTTATAAATTCAACAATGGATTTTTCGTATCTGCGAGATATACTCAAGGATTTACCGATGTATTTGATAGCGACAACTGGGATGATGATGCTATAAAAAATAATGGAATCCAGGCAGGCGTTGGATTTATGTTTTAA
- the xerD gene encoding site-specific tyrosine recombinase XerD → MKWASALQDYCNYLRLERGLSENSITNYRLDILKLINFLEVKKHKVSPIQISEETVQQFIYEIAKEVNARSQSRIISGLRGFFNYLVFEDYRKNNPLDLIESPKIGRKLPDTISTEEIDLLIASVDLSKAEGERNRAILETLYGCGLRVSELTELKISDLFFREGFIKVTGKGNKQRFVPISDYTQKFINIYKDEVRIHQKINKEYSDTLFLNRRGNQLTRAMIFTIIKRLAEKAGIKKKISPHTFRHSFATHLLENGADLRAIQQMLGHESITTTEVYMHVDRKHLREVMEQFHPRR, encoded by the coding sequence ATGAAATGGGCTTCTGCATTACAGGATTACTGCAACTATCTTCGCTTAGAACGCGGACTTTCAGAAAACTCCATCACTAATTATAGACTGGACATTCTAAAACTTATTAACTTTTTAGAAGTTAAAAAACACAAAGTCTCTCCTATTCAAATTTCCGAAGAAACTGTTCAACAATTTATCTATGAAATCGCAAAAGAAGTAAACGCACGTTCGCAATCGAGAATAATTTCTGGTTTAAGAGGATTTTTTAATTACCTGGTTTTTGAGGATTACCGAAAAAACAATCCTTTAGATCTTATAGAATCTCCCAAAATTGGCAGGAAACTGCCCGACACCATTTCTACCGAAGAAATAGACCTTCTTATAGCAAGTGTTGACCTGAGCAAAGCTGAAGGCGAACGTAACCGTGCGATTCTTGAAACTTTATATGGTTGTGGATTACGTGTAAGTGAGCTTACTGAACTAAAAATTTCTGATCTGTTTTTCCGGGAAGGTTTTATTAAAGTAACCGGAAAAGGCAATAAACAGCGTTTTGTACCCATTTCAGATTACACCCAAAAATTCATCAATATCTATAAAGATGAAGTAAGAATTCATCAAAAGATCAATAAAGAATATTCTGACACTTTATTTCTAAATCGAAGGGGAAACCAGCTAACGCGCGCAATGATCTTCACTATTATTAAGCGCCTGGCCGAAAAGGCAGGAATTAAGAAAAAAATAAGTCCGCACACCTTTCGGCATTCTTTCGCTACACATTTGTTAGAAAATGGCGCCGATTTAAGAGCTATTCAGCAAATGTTAGGTCACGAAAGCATTACCACTACTGAAGTATATATGCACGTAGACCGCAAACATCTAAGGGAAGTAATGGAGCAATTTCATCCACGACGATAA
- a CDS encoding aldo/keto reductase, whose protein sequence is MKTLKFKNGDEMPAIGLGTWKSGKEEVKKAVKIALNNGYKHIDCAATYGNEDAVGEAFSEVFAEGKIKRDEVWITSKLWNNAHKKEDVIPALKKTLKDLQLDYLDLYLIHWPVAFKPNVSFPENDEEYLSLEEVPIIETWNMMVEAKKQGLVKHIGVSNFSSMKLEELMEETAEHPEMNQVELHPYLQQNDLLEFCSTHNIHVTGFSPLGSGDRPDGMKAKNEPSLLENPVIKKIAKKHGASAGQVLIKWSEMRGTAVIPKSTNEERIIENLQSTGVNLEESDLQQIAELDEHFRYVTGEFFVTKGNSYENIYDDDDYKT, encoded by the coding sequence ATGAAAACATTAAAATTTAAGAACGGCGATGAAATGCCGGCTATAGGATTAGGTACCTGGAAATCTGGAAAAGAAGAAGTAAAGAAAGCGGTTAAAATCGCCTTAAATAATGGTTACAAGCATATTGATTGCGCTGCTACTTATGGAAATGAAGATGCAGTAGGTGAGGCTTTTTCTGAAGTTTTTGCTGAAGGAAAAATAAAACGTGACGAAGTTTGGATTACCTCTAAATTATGGAACAATGCCCATAAAAAAGAAGACGTTATTCCTGCATTAAAAAAGACATTAAAAGATCTACAGCTGGATTATTTAGACCTTTATCTTATTCACTGGCCGGTAGCTTTTAAACCTAATGTGAGTTTCCCTGAAAATGATGAAGAATATTTATCTCTTGAAGAAGTTCCAATAATTGAGACCTGGAATATGATGGTAGAAGCGAAAAAACAAGGGCTGGTAAAGCATATTGGTGTTTCCAATTTTAGCAGTATGAAGCTTGAAGAGTTAATGGAAGAAACTGCTGAACATCCAGAAATGAATCAGGTAGAACTTCATCCTTATTTGCAACAAAATGACCTACTGGAATTTTGTAGCACTCATAACATTCATGTAACAGGATTTTCACCACTGGGAAGCGGCGACCGTCCTGATGGAATGAAAGCAAAAAATGAACCTTCTTTATTAGAAAATCCCGTTATAAAAAAGATTGCAAAAAAACACGGGGCCAGTGCAGGCCAGGTTCTTATAAAATGGAGCGAAATGCGCGGAACAGCAGTAATTCCAAAATCTACTAATGAAGAACGTATTATAGAAAATCTTCAAAGTACAGGTGTAAATTTAGAAGAATCAGACCTTCAACAAATCGCTGAATTAGACGAACATTTTAGATACGTTACCGGAGAGTTTTTTGTCACCAAAGGAAATTCTTACGAGAACATTTATGATGATGACGACTATAAAACTTAA
- the rny gene encoding ribonuclease Y produces MEILLNIVIGVIGAVIGFAIAKQLERKRASQTIKNAKKTAANILKEAKSEGESIKKDKILQAKEKFIELKSEHEKVILNRDKKMNDAEKRIRDKESQVSGELSKNKKLNKEFEEKLADYNHRVEYLEKKQEEIDKLHNSQIQQLEVISGLSADEAKAQLSEALKDSARTDAMALIQDTIEEAKLTAQQEAKKIIITTIQRIGTEEAVENCVSVFNLESDDVKGRIIGREGRNIRALEAATGVEIIVDDTPEAIILSCFDSVRREVARLSLHKLVTDGRIHPARIEEVVKKTRKQIDEEIIDIGKRTVIDLGIHGLNPELIKLVGRMKYRSSYGQNLLQHSREVAKLCGVMASELGINPKLAKRAGLLHDIGKVPETETEVPHAILGMQWAEKHGEKPEVCNAIGAHHDEIEMNSLLSPIVQVCDAISGARPGARRQVLDSYIQRLKDLEDIAFGFGGVKKAYAIQAGRELRVIVESEKVNDEKANNLSFEISQKIQTDMTYPGQVKVTVIRETRAVNIAK; encoded by the coding sequence ATGGAGATATTATTAAATATAGTTATTGGGGTTATTGGCGCAGTAATAGGATTTGCTATTGCCAAACAATTAGAGCGAAAGAGAGCTTCGCAAACTATTAAAAATGCCAAGAAAACGGCAGCCAATATTCTTAAAGAAGCAAAATCTGAAGGAGAAAGTATCAAGAAAGATAAAATCCTTCAGGCTAAAGAGAAATTTATCGAGTTAAAATCGGAGCACGAAAAGGTGATCCTTAACCGGGATAAAAAGATGAATGATGCTGAAAAACGCATCAGGGATAAGGAATCACAGGTTTCTGGAGAACTTTCCAAGAATAAAAAACTGAATAAAGAATTTGAAGAAAAACTTGCTGATTATAATCATCGGGTAGAATATCTTGAAAAGAAACAGGAAGAAATTGATAAACTTCATAATAGCCAAATTCAGCAATTAGAGGTAATTTCAGGCCTTTCTGCAGATGAAGCAAAAGCTCAACTTTCTGAGGCGCTTAAAGACAGTGCGAGGACAGATGCTATGGCGTTGATTCAGGATACTATAGAGGAAGCTAAGTTAACTGCACAGCAGGAAGCGAAGAAAATTATTATTACTACCATTCAGCGAATAGGAACTGAGGAAGCTGTAGAAAATTGCGTTTCGGTATTTAACCTGGAAAGCGACGATGTAAAAGGTAGAATTATTGGTCGAGAAGGTAGGAATATTCGAGCTTTAGAAGCCGCTACCGGCGTAGAAATTATTGTAGATGATACTCCCGAAGCCATTATTCTTTCTTGTTTCGATTCGGTTAGAAGGGAAGTTGCTCGTTTATCGCTACATAAATTAGTGACCGATGGAAGAATTCACCCGGCCAGAATTGAAGAAGTAGTTAAGAAAACCCGTAAGCAAATTGACGAGGAAATTATTGATATAGGTAAGCGTACTGTTATTGATTTAGGAATTCACGGTTTAAACCCTGAATTAATCAAACTGGTAGGCCGAATGAAATATCGTTCTTCTTACGGTCAAAACCTGCTACAACACTCTAGGGAAGTGGCAAAACTATGTGGTGTAATGGCCTCAGAGCTTGGTATAAACCCTAAACTGGCTAAACGTGCGGGATTACTCCACGATATTGGTAAAGTACCAGAAACAGAAACAGAAGTCCCTCACGCGATCCTTGGGATGCAGTGGGCAGAGAAGCATGGTGAAAAACCTGAGGTTTGTAACGCCATTGGAGCTCACCACGACGAGATTGAGATGAATTCTTTATTATCACCAATTGTTCAGGTTTGTGATGCGATTAGCGGAGCAAGACCTGGAGCAAGAAGACAGGTGTTGGATTCTTATATTCAACGTTTAAAAGATCTTGAAGATATTGCTTTCGGATTTGGAGGTGTGAAAAAAGCTTATGCCATCCAGGCAGGACGTGAACTACGAGTAATTGTGGAAAGTGAGAAGGTAAATGATGAAAAGGCGAATAACCTTTCTTTTGAAATTTCTCAAAAGATCCAAACAGATATGACTTATCCAGGTCAGGTTAAAGTAACCGTAATTCGGGAAACAAGAGCGGTAAATATTGCTAAGTAA
- a CDS encoding cell division protein ZapA, translating into MADKLKIKLSIADRVYPLTINPQQEEGLRKAAKKIEAMIKQFEQSYAVRDKQDVLAMCALQFAAQTEQKDIDRSTDTLKAEDKLKSLNDLLQKHLVS; encoded by the coding sequence ATGGCCGATAAACTTAAAATAAAACTTTCTATTGCAGATCGTGTGTATCCTTTAACCATAAATCCACAACAGGAAGAAGGTTTGCGCAAGGCAGCGAAGAAAATTGAGGCTATGATCAAGCAATTTGAGCAAAGTTATGCCGTAAGGGATAAGCAGGATGTATTAGCAATGTGTGCTTTACAATTTGCAGCCCAAACCGAGCAAAAAGATATAGATAGATCTACCGATACGCTTAAAGCAGAAGATAAACTTAAATCGCTTAACGATTTGCTTCAAAAGCATTTGGTATCATAA
- a CDS encoding M23 family metallopeptidase produces MKSILSAFLFFFTSLMLAQPQVPQDYFQNPLDVPLVLSGTFGELRSNHFHSGLDIKTQQRQGLNVVASAKGYVSRINIQHYGYGKALYVQHPNGYTTVYAHLKEFSPEIEAYVKKRQYANETYEIELFPEAGELPVEANELIAFSGNTGGSGGPHLHFEIRDGSQRPMNPKLFGIKIKDSRAPIIDGLYAYPLDAEAHINNSRERQKINLTPLEDGSYIASEINACGNIGFGISSVDQQDGAPNRNGVYQIEAELNGDRILTLPFKQFSFAETRHLNQLIDYEYYSKNKKRVQKLFVEDGNPLSLYENVLNKGELNIQDSLNYNYTIKVSDFAGNQRIIRVPIQGIQRNDIPPKKDEKTDYFAQVNQPFAAEANGMDIYIPKGSLYKDTYLDIEFSEDKVKVHNDHTPLHTNITIGFDVSAYSPEEKEKLFIARLGYGNRPNYSTTYKKANRFTTGTRTFGEYTLASDVTPPKIWPTNFNDGQWISSNNTLQVKISDDLSGIKSYRATVNGKFILMEYEYKNNSLTHDFSDGVVTETENELKIIVTDNVGNSNTYEATFFRKDS; encoded by the coding sequence ATGAAATCTATTTTAAGTGCTTTTCTTTTCTTTTTTACCAGCTTAATGCTTGCACAGCCTCAGGTTCCGCAAGATTATTTCCAAAATCCATTAGATGTACCCCTGGTATTATCGGGCACATTCGGTGAGCTGCGTTCCAATCATTTTCACAGTGGTTTAGACATTAAAACCCAGCAAAGACAGGGATTAAATGTAGTCGCCTCTGCAAAAGGATATGTTAGCCGAATTAATATTCAGCATTACGGCTACGGAAAAGCGCTTTATGTGCAGCACCCTAACGGCTACACTACAGTTTACGCCCATTTAAAAGAATTTTCTCCCGAAATTGAAGCTTACGTAAAAAAGCGACAATATGCCAACGAAACTTATGAAATAGAACTTTTTCCAGAAGCAGGAGAATTACCGGTGGAAGCAAATGAGCTTATAGCATTTAGTGGAAATACCGGTGGCAGCGGTGGCCCTCACCTGCATTTTGAAATTCGCGATGGCAGTCAACGACCTATGAACCCAAAACTTTTCGGAATAAAAATTAAGGATTCCCGCGCACCAATTATAGATGGATTATATGCTTACCCTTTAGATGCCGAAGCACATATCAATAACTCCCGTGAAAGACAGAAAATAAATCTTACCCCGCTAGAAGATGGTAGTTATATTGCAAGTGAAATTAATGCCTGCGGAAATATTGGTTTCGGAATAAGCTCAGTAGATCAGCAAGACGGTGCACCTAACCGTAATGGAGTCTATCAAATTGAGGCCGAATTAAATGGTGACCGCATATTAACCTTACCCTTTAAACAATTCTCATTTGCTGAAACGCGGCATTTAAATCAGCTTATAGATTATGAATATTACAGCAAGAACAAAAAACGTGTTCAAAAACTTTTTGTTGAAGACGGCAATCCGCTGAGTCTTTATGAGAATGTTTTGAATAAAGGAGAATTAAATATTCAGGATAGTCTTAATTATAATTATACGATTAAAGTGAGCGACTTTGCCGGAAACCAGCGAATAATAAGAGTTCCTATCCAGGGGATACAGCGCAACGATATTCCACCTAAAAAAGATGAAAAAACCGATTATTTCGCACAGGTAAATCAGCCATTCGCTGCTGAAGCCAACGGAATGGACATTTATATTCCAAAAGGAAGTCTTTACAAAGACACTTACCTTGATATTGAGTTTAGCGAGGACAAAGTTAAAGTTCATAACGACCACACCCCACTCCATACAAATATTACTATAGGCTTTGATGTAAGCGCTTATTCGCCAGAAGAAAAAGAAAAACTTTTCATTGCAAGATTGGGCTACGGCAACAGGCCAAACTATTCCACGACTTATAAAAAAGCAAATCGTTTTACAACAGGTACAAGAACTTTTGGGGAATATACCTTAGCTTCAGATGTTACGCCGCCTAAAATATGGCCTACAAATTTTAACGATGGCCAATGGATCTCTAGTAACAACACTTTACAGGTTAAAATAAGCGATGATCTTTCAGGGATTAAAAGTTATCGTGCAACGGTAAATGGAAAGTTTATCCTTATGGAATATGAATATAAAAACAATTCTTTAACTCACGATTTCAGCGATGGAGTAGTCACTGAAACCGAAAATGAGTTAAAAATTATTGTAACCGATAATGTAGGAAATAGTAATACCTATGAAGCAACATTTTTTAGGAAGGATTCTTAA
- a CDS encoding GlmU family protein, with protein sequence MNYILFDGSARNRLLPFTFTRPVADIRVGILTIREKWELLLKSTTSTITEDYLAEKWPMVELEENVMINASFLPNAEFLEQVKNLKPNQALFYQEDIVAFHAYEGEEVALDDYEQIELAEGVIQINNSWDIFSKNGEAIEADFELLTKDRKSQPIHESNYVKNPERIFLEEGAEVENCSLNASTGPIYIGKDAKVLEGSLIKGALAVCEGALVKMGAKIYGPTTLGPGSRGGGEINNAVLFANSNKGHDGYLGNSVLGEWCNLGADTNNSNLKNNYAEVRIWDYETEGFAKTGLQFCGLMMGDHSKCGINTMFNTGTVVGVSANIFGAGFPRNFVPSFSWGGSAGVTVYKTEKAFEVAEIVMKRRNIQFSEEDKKILEHVFEETSKWRRG encoded by the coding sequence ATGAATTATATATTATTTGACGGTTCTGCCAGGAACCGCTTACTTCCCTTTACCTTTACGCGGCCTGTTGCCGATATTCGAGTTGGAATTCTAACAATTCGGGAGAAATGGGAACTGCTTTTAAAATCTACTACCTCTACAATTACCGAAGATTATTTAGCCGAAAAATGGCCGATGGTGGAATTGGAAGAAAATGTGATGATCAATGCTTCCTTTTTACCAAATGCTGAATTTTTAGAGCAGGTGAAAAATCTGAAACCTAATCAGGCGCTCTTTTATCAGGAAGATATTGTGGCTTTTCACGCTTATGAAGGTGAGGAAGTAGCTTTAGATGATTATGAGCAAATTGAATTGGCTGAAGGTGTAATTCAAATAAATAATTCCTGGGATATTTTCTCAAAAAATGGAGAAGCTATAGAAGCCGATTTTGAGTTGCTTACCAAAGACAGAAAATCCCAGCCTATTCACGAATCTAATTATGTGAAAAATCCGGAAAGAATTTTCCTGGAAGAAGGAGCTGAAGTCGAAAACTGTTCGCTTAACGCTTCCACCGGCCCAATCTATATAGGAAAAGACGCAAAAGTTCTTGAAGGCAGTCTTATAAAAGGCGCTTTGGCGGTTTGCGAAGGTGCTTTGGTAAAGATGGGTGCTAAAATTTATGGTCCAACTACTTTAGGCCCCGGAAGCCGCGGTGGTGGTGAAATAAATAATGCCGTGCTTTTTGCCAATTCTAATAAAGGACACGACGGGTATTTGGGAAATTCAGTTTTAGGGGAGTGGTGTAATCTTGGTGCCGATACCAATAATTCTAATCTAAAAAATAATTATGCTGAAGTGCGTATTTGGGATTATGAAACCGAAGGTTTTGCTAAAACCGGATTGCAATTTTGCGGCTTAATGATGGGTGACCATAGTAAATGCGGAATAAATACGATGTTTAATACCGGGACGGTAGTTGGTGTAAGTGCCAATATTTTTGGTGCCGGATTTCCACGAAATTTTGTGCCTAGCTTCAGTTGGGGTGGCAGCGCCGGTGTGACGGTTTACAAAACCGAAAAAGCTTTTGAAGTTGCTGAAATCGTTATGAAACGCCGAAATATTCAATTTTCAGAAGAAGATAAAAAAATCCTGGAGCACGTTTTTGAGGAAACGAGTAAGTGGAGAAGAGGTTAG
- a CDS encoding type B 50S ribosomal protein L31: protein MKQGIHPENYRLVAFKDMSNEDVFITKSTANTKETIEVEGTEYPLIKLEISRTSHPYYTGQTKLVDSAGRIDKFKNKYKKFKK, encoded by the coding sequence ATGAAGCAGGGAATCCATCCGGAAAATTATAGATTAGTAGCATTTAAAGATATGTCTAACGAAGATGTATTCATTACTAAATCTACCGCGAACACTAAAGAAACTATTGAAGTTGAAGGTACAGAATATCCACTTATCAAGTTGGAAATCTCCAGAACTTCTCACCCATATTACACCGGGCAAACCAAATTGGTTGATAGCGCCGGGCGTATTGACAAGTTTAAGAACAAGTACAAGAAATTTAAGAAATAA